The following are encoded in a window of Deinococcus seoulensis genomic DNA:
- a CDS encoding GMC family oxidoreductase, with protein MAPERTGPVNAALPDLRDLDVLVIGTGAGGAPLLARLASAGLRVAALEAGVRHPPSGIATDEVAQAGLFWMDERLSAGGDPVGFGRNNSGRGVGGSTLHYTAYTPRAHPDDFTLHSDTGQGVDWPLTYADLAPYYDEVETFIGVSGPAEYPWGGERSGPYPHPPLPVNGAGLLMERACAEVGIRTSPAANAALSRPQEQEGFGLRPACSNRGFCQAGCSTGAKASLDVTFLALAEARGAVIVDGAQVVALLTEGGRVTGARFVRGGREETLHAGTVVLAAGAVETPRLLLMQGLANSSGQVGRNFMAHVGVQVWGLVDEDLRPYRGIPGGLISEDTHRIPGVIGGYLLQSLGVMPVTYATQFARGTGTWGAALTEHLRQYRHVAGINVLGDCLPYGHNYLELSAEPDARGLPKPRVHFTFGENERRMAAHAETLMRDLWARAGARDVWALPRAAHTLGTARMGHDPRGSVVDPWGRAHDTPGLWICDNSTFPSALAVNPALTQMALSLRTADALLSDLRPQQVTA; from the coding sequence ATGGCCCCTGAACGCACCGGCCCCGTGAACGCCGCGCTGCCCGACCTGCGCGACCTGGACGTGCTGGTCATCGGGACCGGCGCGGGCGGCGCGCCGCTGCTGGCGCGGCTGGCCTCGGCGGGCCTGCGGGTCGCGGCGCTGGAGGCCGGCGTGCGCCACCCGCCGTCCGGGATCGCCACGGACGAGGTCGCGCAGGCGGGCCTGTTCTGGATGGACGAGCGCCTCTCGGCGGGCGGCGACCCGGTGGGATTCGGGCGCAACAACTCCGGGCGGGGCGTGGGCGGCAGCACCCTGCACTACACGGCGTACACGCCCCGCGCGCACCCGGACGACTTCACGCTGCACTCGGACACCGGGCAGGGCGTGGACTGGCCGCTGACGTACGCGGACCTCGCGCCGTACTACGACGAGGTCGAGACGTTCATCGGCGTGTCCGGCCCCGCCGAGTACCCCTGGGGCGGCGAGCGCAGCGGCCCGTACCCGCACCCGCCGCTGCCCGTGAACGGCGCGGGCCTCCTGATGGAGCGCGCCTGCGCCGAGGTCGGCATCCGCACGAGTCCCGCCGCGAACGCGGCGCTGAGCCGCCCGCAGGAGCAGGAAGGCTTCGGCCTGCGGCCCGCGTGCTCCAACCGGGGATTCTGTCAGGCGGGCTGCTCGACCGGCGCGAAGGCCAGCCTGGACGTGACGTTCCTGGCGCTGGCCGAGGCGCGCGGGGCCGTGATCGTGGACGGCGCGCAGGTCGTGGCCCTCCTGACCGAGGGTGGCCGCGTGACCGGCGCGCGTTTCGTGCGTGGCGGCCGCGAGGAGACCCTGCACGCGGGCACGGTCGTCCTCGCGGCGGGCGCGGTCGAGACGCCCCGCCTGCTGCTGATGCAGGGCCTCGCCAACTCGTCCGGGCAGGTGGGCCGCAACTTCATGGCGCACGTGGGCGTGCAGGTGTGGGGACTGGTCGACGAGGACCTGCGCCCGTACCGGGGCATTCCCGGCGGCCTGATCAGCGAGGACACCCACCGCATTCCCGGCGTGATCGGCGGGTACCTGTTGCAGTCGCTGGGCGTGATGCCCGTCACGTACGCCACGCAGTTCGCGCGCGGCACCGGCACCTGGGGCGCGGCGCTGACCGAGCACCTGCGGCAGTACCGGCACGTGGCGGGCATCAATGTGCTGGGCGACTGCCTGCCGTACGGGCACAACTACCTGGAACTCTCGGCCGAACCCGACGCGCGGGGCCTGCCGAAACCGCGCGTACACTTCACGTTCGGCGAGAACGAACGCCGCATGGCCGCGCACGCCGAGACGCTCATGCGGGACCTGTGGGCGCGCGCCGGGGCGCGGGACGTGTGGGCGCTGCCGCGCGCCGCGCACACCCTCGGCACGGCCCGCATGGGACACGACCCGCGCGGCAGCGTCGTGGACCCCTGGGGCCGCGCGCACGACACGCCGGGCCTGTGGATCTGCGACAACTCCACCTTCCCCAGCGCCCTGGCCGTGAACCCCGCCCTGACCCAGATGGCCCTGAGCCTGCGGACCGCCGACGCCCTCCTCTCCGACCTCCGACCCCAGCAGGTGACCGCATGA
- a CDS encoding Gfo/Idh/MocA family protein: MTDQTPTNDSAPAETQSVPQPAARQVGYAVIGLGELTLEELLPAWAVGKRSRLAAVVSDDHDKALRAARAYGLTEADAYSYDTFEELQSRPDVQAVYIVLPNSLHREYTERAARIGKHVLCEKPLAGSVEDAGAMVAACRDAGVKLMTAYRCQYTPLHWRARDLVQGGDLGSVKLIHSVNVQVEPAGGWRLKRELAGGGSLLDVGLYCLNTIRFLLGTEPTSLWAQTHSTPGDPRFGEVEESVTWVMTFPGGVTAQCSCSYGAAHTRTLDVYGSEGRLQLDPAFDYTNLNLRVHTPEAITEHRLKETDQFALEIDHFSACIQEGREPFTPGEEGLQDQRLMDAIYRSARTGQPVTLDPVPGTDAFRGPLPARTPDARD; encoded by the coding sequence ATGACCGACCAGACACCCACCAACGACTCCGCCCCCGCCGAGACTCAGAGCGTCCCGCAACCCGCCGCCCGGCAGGTCGGGTACGCCGTCATCGGCCTGGGTGAACTGACCCTGGAAGAACTGCTGCCCGCCTGGGCGGTCGGGAAACGCTCGCGGCTGGCGGCGGTCGTCAGTGACGATCACGACAAGGCCCTGCGCGCCGCCCGCGCCTACGGGCTGACCGAGGCGGACGCCTACTCGTACGACACCTTCGAGGAACTCCAGTCCCGCCCGGACGTGCAGGCCGTGTACATCGTGCTGCCCAACAGCCTGCACCGCGAGTACACCGAACGCGCCGCGCGGATCGGCAAGCACGTGCTGTGCGAGAAACCCCTGGCGGGCAGCGTCGAGGACGCAGGGGCGATGGTCGCCGCCTGCCGGGACGCGGGCGTGAAACTCATGACCGCGTACCGCTGCCAGTACACGCCGCTGCACTGGCGCGCCCGTGACCTCGTGCAGGGCGGCGACCTGGGCAGCGTGAAACTGATTCACTCGGTGAACGTGCAGGTCGAACCCGCTGGCGGGTGGCGCCTCAAGCGTGAACTGGCGGGCGGCGGCAGCCTGCTGGACGTGGGCCTGTACTGCCTGAACACCATCCGCTTCCTGCTGGGCACCGAACCCACCTCACTGTGGGCGCAGACGCACAGCACGCCCGGCGACCCCCGCTTCGGCGAGGTCGAGGAGAGCGTCACCTGGGTCATGACCTTCCCCGGCGGCGTGACCGCGCAGTGCTCCTGCTCGTACGGCGCGGCGCACACCCGGACCCTCGACGTGTACGGCAGCGAGGGCCGCCTGCAACTCGACCCGGCCTTCGACTACACCAACCTGAACCTGCGCGTGCACACGCCAGAGGCCATCACCGAGCACCGCCTGAAGGAAACCGATCAGTTCGCGCTGGAAATCGATCACTTCTCGGCCTGCATTCAGGAGGGCCGCGAGCCGTTCACGCCCGGCGAGGAAGGCCTGCAGGACCAGCGCCTGATGGACGCCATCTACCGCAGCGCCCGCACCGGGCAGCCCGTCACGCTGGACCCCGTGCCCGGCACCGACGCCTTCCGTGGACCGCTGCCCGCCCGCACACCGGACGCGCGTGACTGA
- a CDS encoding alpha/beta fold hydrolase codes for MTDAPPPHANGNTVLLHGFGTSGHLWRTVRESLSGAHAPDLMGFGTQASAGRADQGTADMGEALLPLLRSLHAARGPVTLAGHSMGGKVAMWVAATRPDLVRRLVLIAPSPPTPEPMSDEDRAALRAAHGDRAALTRQYRTITRQPLSETDFRQLVHDGLCASPAAWTAWTDHGSREDITARLVGLRAPVTVLYSADDPAIAADTIRREVLGRLPGAQAHEVRGSGHLLPLEQPAEVVAALLDV; via the coding sequence GTGACTGACGCGCCGCCGCCCCACGCGAACGGTAACACGGTCCTGCTGCACGGATTCGGCACGTCCGGCCACCTCTGGCGGACCGTGCGCGAATCCCTGAGCGGCGCGCACGCCCCGGACCTGATGGGCTTCGGCACGCAGGCCAGCGCCGGGCGGGCCGACCAGGGCACCGCCGACATGGGCGAGGCCCTGCTGCCGCTGCTGCGCTCCCTGCACGCGGCGCGTGGGCCTGTCACGCTGGCCGGGCACTCCATGGGCGGCAAGGTCGCCATGTGGGTGGCCGCCACGCGCCCGGACCTCGTGCGGCGACTCGTGCTGATCGCCCCGTCCCCGCCCACACCGGAACCCATGAGCGACGAAGACCGCGCCGCCCTGCGCGCCGCACACGGCGACCGCGCCGCCCTGACCCGCCAGTACCGCACCATCACCCGCCAACCCCTGTCGGAAACGGACTTCAGGCAACTCGTCCACGATGGCCTATGCGCCAGCCCCGCCGCCTGGACCGCCTGGACGGACCACGGCAGCCGCGAGGACATCACCGCCCGGCTGGTCGGACTGCGCGCGCCCGTGACCGTCCTGTACTCCGCTGATGACCCTGCCATCGCCGCCGACACCATTCGCCGCGAAGTGCTGGGCCGCCTGCCCGGCGCGCAGGCTCACGAGGTGCGCGGCAGCGGCCACCTGCTGCCCCTCGAACAACCCGCTGAGGTCGTGGCCGCGCTGCTTGACGTGTGA